The Candidatus Paceibacterota bacterium genome contains a region encoding:
- the uvrB gene encoding excinuclease ABC subunit UvrB, with protein sequence MDKFKLRSKFRPAGDQPQAIEKLTAGVRKGFKNQTLLGVTGSGKTFTVANVIENVQKPTLVIAHNKTLAAQLVSEFREFFPHNAVEYFVSYYDYYQPEAYLATTDTYIEKEAQINEEIDKLRHKATSELMSRRDVIVVASVSCIYGLGSPEAYKNEVMFLNAGGHFDREKLIANLVGMYYSRSEVLSRGKFRIHGEVLEIVPPGDEVAFRIEMESGVIKKIIEYELLTRKKVADHRDILVYPAKHFVVEGGLLKSALGEIEEELRERLSVFEKEGKLLEAERLERRTKYDLEMIREIGYCSGIENYSRYLTGRKRGEAPYTLMDYFPKDYLVVIDESHVTVPQIGAMYEGDKARKTSLIENGFRLPSAYDNRPLKFEEFREKVSQAVFVSATPAQYEKRMSDEIVEQIVRPTGLVDPAIEVRPLEDQVDDLAREIKIRAEKKERILVTTLTKRMAEDLDQYLQELGINSKYLHSEVETLDRIRILEELRRGKFDCLVGVNLLREGLDLPEVTLVGILDADKEGFLRSETSLIQTIGRAARNVSGKVIMYADVVTGSMKKAISETDRRRTAQVAYNKKHGITPATIKKKIKSIVDHEIKPEVPAEYLKIESFEDIPELIRIKEAEMREFAKNLKFEEAAIARDEMIQLKKLMRSK encoded by the coding sequence ATGGATAAATTCAAATTAAGATCGAAATTCAGGCCTGCAGGAGACCAGCCTCAGGCCATTGAAAAATTGACGGCCGGCGTCAGGAAGGGGTTCAAAAACCAGACGCTTTTGGGCGTGACCGGATCCGGAAAAACCTTCACGGTCGCGAATGTGATTGAAAACGTCCAGAAGCCTACGCTGGTTATCGCGCACAATAAAACTTTGGCGGCACAGCTTGTAAGCGAGTTTAGGGAATTTTTTCCGCACAACGCCGTGGAATATTTCGTTTCATATTACGATTACTATCAGCCCGAGGCCTATCTTGCCACAACGGATACATATATAGAAAAGGAAGCCCAGATCAATGAAGAGATCGACAAATTGAGGCATAAGGCGACGAGCGAGCTTATGTCTCGTAGGGATGTCATTGTCGTCGCTTCGGTTTCCTGTATATACGGATTGGGATCTCCTGAGGCATATAAAAACGAGGTGATGTTCCTGAATGCCGGCGGGCATTTTGACAGGGAAAAGCTGATCGCGAATCTTGTCGGGATGTACTACTCCAGAAGTGAGGTTCTTTCGCGCGGAAAATTCAGGATTCACGGGGAAGTTCTTGAGATCGTTCCGCCCGGAGATGAAGTTGCGTTCAGGATCGAAATGGAATCGGGTGTCATAAAGAAGATCATTGAATATGAGCTCCTTACAAGAAAGAAAGTTGCGGATCATCGCGACATTCTCGTGTATCCCGCAAAGCATTTTGTCGTGGAAGGCGGACTTCTCAAGTCGGCTCTGGGGGAGATCGAAGAAGAATTGCGCGAAAGGCTGTCTGTTTTTGAAAAAGAAGGAAAGCTTCTTGAGGCGGAAAGGCTGGAGCGCAGGACGAAATATGACCTTGAAATGATACGCGAGATCGGATATTGCAGCGGGATCGAGAACTATTCGAGATATCTCACGGGAAGGAAAAGAGGCGAGGCCCCATATACCTTGATGGACTATTTCCCAAAGGACTATCTTGTCGTGATCGATGAGTCGCACGTGACCGTTCCGCAGATCGGAGCGATGTATGAAGGGGACAAGGCGAGAAAAACATCGCTCATAGAAAACGGTTTCCGGCTTCCTTCAGCATATGATAACAGGCCTTTGAAGTTTGAAGAGTTCCGCGAAAAGGTCAGTCAGGCTGTATTTGTTTCGGCCACTCCGGCGCAATATGAAAAAAGGATGTCAGACGAGATCGTTGAGCAGATCGTCAGGCCGACGGGGCTTGTCGATCCGGCGATCGAGGTGCGGCCGCTGGAGGATCAGGTGGACGATCTTGCGCGGGAAATAAAAATAAGGGCCGAGAAGAAGGAGCGTATTCTTGTTACGACTCTCACAAAAAGAATGGCGGAAGACCTGGATCAATATTTGCAAGAGCTTGGGATCAATTCCAAATATCTCCATAGCGAGGTGGAAACACTGGACAGGATCAGGATCCTGGAAGAGCTCAGGCGCGGAAAATTCGATTGTCTGGTCGGAGTCAATCTTCTTCGCGAAGGACTTGATCTTCCCGAAGTTACCCTGGTCGGGATCCTTGATGCCGACAAAGAGGGGTTCCTTCGAAGCGAGACATCGCTTATTCAGACTATCGGAAGAGCTGCAAGGAATGTTTCGGGAAAAGTTATCATGTATGCGGATGTCGTGACAGGATCGATGAAAAAAGCCATCAGTGAAACTGACAGGAGAAGAACGGCACAGGTGGCCTATAACAAAAAGCATGGCATCACTCCTGCAACGATCAAGAAAAAAATAAAAAGCATAGTGGACCATGAGATCAAGCCCGAAGTTCCGGCGGAGTATCTGAAGATCGAGAGTTTTGAAGACATTCCCGAGCTGATCAGGATCAAGGAGGCGGAGATGAGGGAGTTTGCGAAGAACCTGAAATTTGAAGAAGCGGCGATCGCAAGGGATGAAATGATCCAATTGAAAAAATTGATGCGTTCCAAATAA